The genomic interval CACGGTTGGTGACCCGCAGTTTGTAGATGCGGCCATTACCGTCTTTGATCACATAAAATACATCCTTGTGAACGGTGTATACGCCATTCCATAAAAGCCGCCAGGAGGTGCCGATGGCTATCTGGGAACTGCTGAATGCCAGGCCTGCCAGATCGGTCCTGGCGAACGATGCAAATGAACGGGTATTGGTTGATACCTGTGCCACTGTTACGTTCCTGTTCTGTATCAAAACGTTCGACTGGAAACTTGATACGTCTTCACCACTGGAAGCCTTCCCGTTGACAGGCAGCCAGGTGAGTGCAATATCCCATTGCTTCTTCTCGGGTTCTATCGTTGTCAGTCCTTCGTTAAGCGATACATAGCTGAAGAAGTACCTGTCATTTTTAGGAATATTGATGGTCTTATAACTTGTTGCAGTTATATCCGCATACTGTAAAGTGTAGCCACCGGAATTATTACGCAGTACCCGGATCTTTTGCCATGGTCTCCTACCGTTTGTCGTACCTGTGTTCCAGCCGCGGTTAACGATGTATACATTGTTGTCGGCAGCGTTGGCAGATACCGCAGTGATGGCAGTTTTTGTCAGGTCGCCGCCGGCATCGTCAAATGCAGCCGAAGAAGGTGCAAAATAATACGGGGCTTCACTGAATATAAGATCTTCTGCCTGCGCCAGGTCTACGGTATCTTTAGCTGTTACTGCATTCAGGTCGTTCTTGTTCAGTCGCTTTACCAGCATACCTGCAGATGAATTAAGTATCACCCTGAAATCGTCGCCTCCGGAATAGAAACCAAAGTCCCATTTGGTAGGCGCAACTGCTTGCTGTTTGTTTTCACTCAGGTCTACAAACACTTTGTTAACCCCATAACTACCCGTGTTGAGGTTCATCTTCATCAATGAATCGAGGGACTGCTTCTCCAGGAACCGTAGCACGTGTACAGCATCATTGCCGATCCTGACAGGCGTATCTACAGCGGTGATGCGGAAATCTATTCCATCGCCTTCTTTAAACAGTTTGTCTGCCGGCACATTTACCACAAAGCTGGATGCACTTGTGCCTGCGGCTATATTTATTTTCAGCTTTCCTAAGTCTGCCGCCGGTATCGTTGTATAGTCCTTGCCATATTCGATGGACTTGTTACTAAATTCAATCGTAACAGTGATCTGTTTTTTTGCAGGCTTGTCCAGTTTCAGCGCTACAGTCGCTGTGTTTATCTCATCAGCGATCTCCTGCCCGCGGCTGCTGAAAGCAAGGTAGTTCGCTACTATTGCGGAGTCTCCCGGCAGGGAATCTCCCGGCTGATGAGAAGAGTCGGGCGGATTAGGCAGATTGGGCCTGTCGGGGATAATGTCAGTCTCTTTCTTGCTGCATGAAGCGATCAGGTATATTACAGTCAGTAATAATAATGCTCTTAATGTTGTTGTACGCATAAGTCTAAAGGAATTAAACATGATTTCTGCAGTTAAGACAGCAGGTTTTGAAAAACTCCTATGCGCGTCAAAAAAAATAATGCGGCACTACAACTCAGAAGCTTAATTTATAATTGAAATAGGGGTTAAATCTGAATAGCTGTTCCTGATATAGGGGCATCGTATAATTGCGGGAAGTGGTGGCAACCGTTGTCATATACTGTTCATGCGATTGCATGATGGCATGAACGCCACTGCCTACCGCGTGTTTGAACCGGCCACGGGTAGGAATACGATAACTGGCATTCAGGTTCATCCTGTTATAAACAGTTCCCCTGAAAGGTACAGCGCCCATATTGGAGCCGGAGAAGCTTTCTTGCGGTTTGAAAGAGATCAATGCAGGTAATGTGATGAAATCGCCGGTATGAAAATGCCAGAGGAGGCTTATTTCAAGGTCTTTAAGCGCTTGGTATCCAAACAGTACATTAATGTTGTGGCGCCTGTCATAGCGGTAGGGCAGTTTTTCGCCCTTATTTAAACTGTCCGACCTGCGCCAGCTCCAGGACAGGGTATACGACAGGAGCATCTTCCATTTGTTAAATCTTTTTTCAATGGCAGCTTCCGCACCATAACTCCAGCCAGTACCTGTAACAATGCTTTTTTCAGTGCTGTCCGTGGTATAGAGAATATTGCTCTTTCCTGCGAACATCGCCAGGTTGCGGATCTTTTTATAATAAACGTCTGCAGTGATATTCAGCGATTGCTTGTCTTTATATTCATAACCGATATTGACCATCCTGTTCTCTGCCGGTTGCAGTCTTTCATTTGCAGGAAGCCACAATTCCCTGTCAATGCCTGTGTAAGGGCTTGTGATCATGTGCAGTAGCTGCCCGATATGTGTATATGCTACGTTGATCCTTTGTCGTTTATCGATCACAAAACTGGAAAAGATCCTGGGTTGAAAGGAGTGGTAATGAAATGTGTTTTGCCTGTACTCATTGAAATGTACACCGGCCCTGAGCAGCCATCTGTTGCCGGCCCTGAAGGCACTTTCATAATACAACATAATATCAGAGAAAGGAAGAGATGCGCTGTTGCTGAAATCATCAGCATCTTCTTTAAGGTCGCTGTCAAGCAGTGTACGGTAATGTTGTATGCTTGTATGTTCAAGTCGTCCTCCGAAAAAATGCTGCAGATGATCATTGGTGGTGATCTCAATATCTGTTTTACCCTCATATCGTTTACCGGATGAATAGTTGTTCAGGGAGGCGCGTTCAAAGAGGCCACCGCTGCCTCCTTCAAAAGGAGGTGTATACATGATGGACATGTAGTTATTATAGCTGCTATAGTTAAAGGCAGTATTCGCAAATACGCGCTTACCGATGATGCTGTTCCAGTTCACGGTTGTCAGCGTATTATTCCAGCGATGCAGGTACTGGCTGTTGTCTTGTGTCAGTTCCAGCCTGTCATTACCTATGTAACTGCTGATCATCAGTTTATTTTGCCTGTTAAGGAGATGGGTCAGCTTCAGGTGTACATCACCGAAATTGGCATCGTAAGTGAATATATCGTGGTAAACCGACTCGCCTAAACTCTGCCTGGCAGATACCATCATGGCAGTACGTTGCTGCTTCAGCGGCCCTTCAAGGGCAAAGGCCAGGGAGCTAAGCCCCAAATCTGCTTCCCCGCTCCAGTGTTCCATATTACCTTCCTTTGTGTTGATGGCAGTTATGGAAGAAAGCCCGCCGCTGAAACGGCTGGGAAAGTCATTCTTATACTGCAGTACTGACTTGATGCTGGTATTGCCCAATATGGAAACCTCTCCCAGTAAGTGCGCGGGGTTAAACACAGGATTGCCGTCCAGGAGGAACATACTTTGTCCCGGATCACCTCCGCGTACCAGCAGCTTACCACCGGATTCCTGGCTTTCCGTATTGCCTGGCAACAGGTACATAGACCTGACAGGATCTGTTTCTCCCAGCATATTGCTGTACATGCCTCCCTTGTACCTGTCCAGCTTTACAGCTGCATCCCTGCGGGGAAGGTTACCTGCATCGACCTGTACTTCCGGAAGCAGTACGGGCGAGAGCACCAGGTTCATGGCCGTGTTTTGCTGCAGGTCCACCGCTACGGTTTTGGAAGAGGTGCCTGAAAAGGAGATCGTTAGTATGTATTGGCCAGGCGGCAGGTTCAGGCTATAAAAGCCATGTACGTTCGACTGGATGGTACGGTTGCCGGGCATGATGGTGATGGATGCAAAGGGGAGGGGTTCCAGTCCGCTTTCCTGCTGGATATAACCGTACAGCAGGTATTTTTCCAGCAGGTAGCCGTCGGGGAGAGGAATGTTGCTTTTGCCAATAATGATCTTATTATTTCTTTCGGCAACGGTAACGTACTGGCCAGCCAGGATTTTATCGAGTACAGCACCCAGTGTGGTTCTTCCTGCCGCGAGGTTGTGTTTTTTAGTGGTATCCAGGCTGGAGGGTGAGAACTCAATGGCAACACCGCAATAGCCGGATAGCTCGCGAAGTATGGCTGCAGTTTTGCCGGAGGTGGCCCGGCAATAAAACTTCGTCTTTAAGAGGCTGCCCTGTGCCGCGCTTTCTGATAGTATAAAGCAGCCGGCCAGGGCAAGGATAAAACGGGATATAGGCATTGCAGAAAAGGATAGTGGATGTTTATTGTGACTGATAGAATATAATGGTGTCGTTTTGCTTGCGGTAATTCACATTGATCAGCAGTTTGATTTCCTCCAGTACCTGGTCCAAGGGCTGGTGTTCGAACCTGGCAGTTATTGTGGATAACCCGGGTTGTCTTGTCAGTACGCTGTCTGCCTTTATATGCAGGTTGTAATAGTCGGCAAGGGTTATCACCACGTCTGCAAAGGGGGTATTGTCAAACTGTAGGATGCCCGTTTGCCAGGAGAGGTAATTGGAATCTCTGACAGGAACAATGTTAATTCCCTTTTCATTCAAAACGGCATCCTGCTGTGCTGTTACCACATGCTGGCCGGCATGCTGGTCTTTGCCGCTAAAAAGCACTTTCCCGCTGACTACGACCAGCCGGTCCTGGTGTGCATTGCTGGTAATGGTAAAGGAGGTACCCAAGACCTCGATAGTGGCGCGGGCCGTTTGGATCCGGAAGGGATGACCGGTTTCCTGTTGCACGTCAAAATAAGATTCCCCGGTAACCGTAACCGCCCTTTCTTTTGGATCGAATGCTTTTGGGTAGCGGATGGAGGCACCCTCTCTTAATATCACCAGGGAGCCGTCGGGAAGCGTTACCCGCTGGCTGCCTTTACCTGCTGCCGCAATTTTTAAGACGGTCTTATCCTGCTGCTGATAGAACATCCAGCCGGCAAGAGCAAGCACGCCCACCACACAGGCCGCCAGCGCCAGTCGCATATAACGGATCCTGGCGCTTTTCGCAGATGTGCCATGATGCAGGGAACTGTCCAGCTTTTCCCATGCCCTGGCGGTATCAAAGGCGGGCTGTCCGAGCACCTGGCCCGATTCCTTCCATAAGCTGACCATCTGCTGATAAGCTTTTTTATGCTCCTCACTGCCCGCTATCCAGGCCTGCAGTGTTTCTTCCTCAGCGCTGGTCTGAATGGCGCGCAGATGCTTTATAATGATGAAGGCGATATGTTCAGGTATCTGTATCATAAGTTATCCCCGATATAAGACAAGACTTTTCTAAAAACTCCTATTGTCTTGTAAGAAAAAATGAAAAAAAAGGTAGTATCCAGATCTTAGCCTTTTGTGCAAAGGCTTTCAGCAGTTTCATGGCCTTCCAGGTCTGGTTGTTGACGGTATTGACAGAAATACCAAGATTGTCTGCAATTTCCTGGTTGCTGAGATGACCGGAGCGGCTCAACAGGAATACTTCCCTGCATTTGGGCGGAAGCTGGTCAATGCCGTTCTTAAGCAGTTCGCGGTATGCCTGCAGGTTGTCTTCTGTTGCGCCATCTGCTGTGTCCCAGCTGATTGCTGTATCTTCTTCGTTATGCCAGTCGGTGTTGGATACGGGGGAACGTTTCTTTTGTTCCAGGAAATTAAAACAACTGTTCCTCACCGCCTGATACAGGTAGGCCCTGATCTTCGGAGATGAAATAACCTCCTGGTGTTTTTCCCAGATACGGGTAAATACTTCCTGGACGATATCTTCACTACCATCCCTGTCGGTTATGAGGTGAAATGCATACTTGCAAAGAGGGTCATAGAATTCCTGGAATAGTTGGCGAAACTGTGTATAAAGATCCTGGCGATCCACATGAAATGTTTTTTGTAATAAACGGACTGGCTTATGCAGAGTATGTTATAACATACACTCTATTCAGGCAGTACAGAGAGCATAATATTAGAAAAATAATCTGATATGAGGGCTGCGGGGAAAGTTAAATAAGGCTACGGACAGGTATGCCGGAAGCAGGCGCAAGGTATACAGGGCGTTGGCTTAATCGGTCAATATCACTGCCAGGGCAGTTTCAGTATCAGCAGAAGCGTGAGGTATCAGCGTGGCAGCAAGGTGATATTGTCAGCGGGCATTACGCTTTTGTTGCTTCTTATCCAGCCGGGCTTCCATTTGTTCTTTCTTCTTCATTTCCCAGTCATTCCATTTCTTGAACTGCTCGGGCGTCAGCACTGATTTAAAACGCTGGCTGCGTTCTTCATTCAATGCTTTCATCTGCTGCATCTTATCTTTTTTGGAAAGCGTGGTGTTGTGTTTGAGCGCTTCCATACGACGGGTTATATCAGTATTGATCGTATGAATATCTTTGTCCTGCTGACTGGAAAGATTTAACCGCCGGTCAAGTTTATCGCTCATTTTATTAGCACGATCTTCGGGTGTAAAGCGTACCTTTTTTGTTGTCGTGGAGTCTCCCTGCTGTGCCATGCCGGTGCCGCTGAGAGCCAGTAACAGACAAACCAGCAGCCCGCTGATACGGATCATATTTCTTCTCATAAAAAAGGAATTGTTCTCTCCTTAAATATAGGTAATTACTGCAATATTAATACCAATCATCAAAAAACTAATCAAATATGCGGACACCACATTAATCATTTGTTACTTTTAAGGATCAGCAGGTATTATCGCCTTGGTGGCCCCTTCTGGTATTCAGGATACTATGAAACCAAAATCTAAATAGTCAAACAACAGCAAATGAGTAAAATCTTTTCGTCGCGTAAGCGGCTTTCCCGTCTGTGTCTCTTGCTGGGCGGCCTGCTTGCAGGCAGTTATGCCCGTGCGCAGGAGACCTTTCCTGTGAATGGAGTGGCCGACAACAGAGAAGGCTGTTATGCCTTTGTCAAAGCTACTATTGTAAAAAACGCAGGTACTGTTCTTAACAACGCTACCCTGGTGATACGCAATGGCCGTATCGTAAGTGTCGGTAATGGCCCTGTACCCAAAGACGCCGTGGTAATTGATTGTGAAGGTAAATATATCTATCCCTCTTTTGTAGACCTGTATAGCGATTACGGAACCTCTTCCGCAAAGAAAGCCACAGGTGGTTACAGAAGCGATGTTCAGTTCCTTTCTGCCACAAAAGGCGCCTATGGATGGAACCAGGCTATCAAAAGTGAAGTGAATGCAGCCAGCGTTTTTACGACAGATGGTACAGCGGCAGAATCACTCAGGAATGCGGGCTTTGGCGCCGTCCTCTCTCATCAGCAGGATGGTATAGCCCGTGGTACCGGTGTGCTGGTAACGCTGGCAGACGAGCGTGATAATAAAGTGTTGATAAAAGAAAAGGCCAGCGCGCATTATTCTTTCGACAAAGGCAGTTCTACACAGAACTATCCCAGTTCTTTAATGGGCAGTATCGCCCTGTTACGGCAAACATATCTCGACGCGCAATGGTATCAGTCACATCCTGCTAAAGAAGGCACTAACCTTACATTGCAGGCCTGGAATGACAACCGTGCTTTACCTCAGATATTTGAAGTAACAGATAAATGGGATGTATTGCGTGCCGATAAAATAGGAGATGAATTTGGCGTACAATATATCATCAAGGCCGGTGGTAATGAATACCAGCGTATACCTGAAATGATCGCTACCAAAGCATCGTTTATCCTGCCCCTGAACTTTCCTCAGCCTATAGATGTGGAAGACCCTAACGATGCGCGCTTCGTGGCCCTGAGTGAGATGAAACACTGGGAGCTGGCACCGACAGAAGCAGCTGCTTTTGAAAAGGCAAATATACCATTCTGCTTTACTGCTGCCGGACTGAAAGATGTAAAACAGTTGCTCGCAGCTGTGAGAAAATCTATTGAATATGGTCTCAGTGAACAAAAGGCATTGGAGGCATTAACGCTTTCGCCTGCACGTATCATTAAGGCCGACGACCAGGTAGGCTCACTGGAGCCAGGTAAACTGGCTAACTTCCTGCTAACATCCGGTACCATCTTTAACGAAAATACGGTGTTGTTCCAGAACTGGGTACAAGGGAAAAAATATGTTGTAAAAGATGAAGGCTGGAAAGATGTACGCGGCACTTATACTCTCACTGTCAATCCCGGCAATGCCGAATATACCCTCCTGTTAAAAGGAACTGCTGCCACGCCGGCATTGTCGCTCGTACAGCAGGATACCTTAGCCGGTACCCTTACTATAAATGGCCAGCTGGTAAAACTGGCCTTCCCCCTGAAAAAAGGCGGTGCTCAGTTACGTCTGAGCGGCGTAACCGGTGCGGGAGAATGGACAGGTACAGGCGTGGATACCAGTGGAAAATGGGTAAAATGGAGCGCTGTATTCAATGCGGCATATACCAAACAGGATTCAGCTAAAACAAAAACCGCTCCGCAGATCGGTAATATCTATTTCCCTTTCAATGGTTATGGATGGGAAGCATTGCCTAAACAACAGGACCTGCTGATAAAGAATGCAACTGTCTGGACAAACGAGAAAGATGGTAAACTGGAAAATACAGATGTATTGGTACGCAACGGTAAGATTGCCCAGATCGGAAAGAACCTGCCTGCCGGCAATGCCCGCGTTATTGATGGTACTGGTAAACATCTTACACCCGGTATCATTGACGAGCATTCCCATATCGCTATTTCCAGGGGCGTAAATGAAGGTACACAGTCAGTAACTTCAGAAGTCCGCATTGCCGATGTGGTAAATCCTGATGATGTGAACATCTACAGGCAATTGAGCGGAGGCGTAACTGCGTCTCACCTGCTGCACGGGTCGGCTAA from Chitinophaga filiformis carries:
- a CDS encoding HmuY family protein, with the translated sequence MRTTTLRALLLLTVIYLIASCSKKETDIIPDRPNLPNPPDSSHQPGDSLPGDSAIVANYLAFSSRGQEIADEINTATVALKLDKPAKKQITVTIEFSNKSIEYGKDYTTIPAADLGKLKINIAAGTSASSFVVNVPADKLFKEGDGIDFRITAVDTPVRIGNDAVHVLRFLEKQSLDSLMKMNLNTGSYGVNKVFVDLSENKQQAVAPTKWDFGFYSGGDDFRVILNSSAGMLVKRLNKNDLNAVTAKDTVDLAQAEDLIFSEAPYYFAPSSAAFDDAGGDLTKTAITAVSANAADNNVYIVNRGWNTGTTNGRRPWQKIRVLRNNSGGYTLQYADITATSYKTINIPKNDRYFFSYVSLNEGLTTIEPEKKQWDIALTWLPVNGKASSGEDVSSFQSNVLIQNRNVTVAQVSTNTRSFASFARTDLAGLAFSSSQIAIGTSWRLLWNGVYTVHKDVFYVIKDGNGRIYKLRVTNRGDQYSPEIEYAPVK
- a CDS encoding amidohydrolase family protein, translated to MSKIFSSRKRLSRLCLLLGGLLAGSYARAQETFPVNGVADNREGCYAFVKATIVKNAGTVLNNATLVIRNGRIVSVGNGPVPKDAVVIDCEGKYIYPSFVDLYSDYGTSSAKKATGGYRSDVQFLSATKGAYGWNQAIKSEVNAASVFTTDGTAAESLRNAGFGAVLSHQQDGIARGTGVLVTLADERDNKVLIKEKASAHYSFDKGSSTQNYPSSLMGSIALLRQTYLDAQWYQSHPAKEGTNLTLQAWNDNRALPQIFEVTDKWDVLRADKIGDEFGVQYIIKAGGNEYQRIPEMIATKASFILPLNFPQPIDVEDPNDARFVALSEMKHWELAPTEAAAFEKANIPFCFTAAGLKDVKQLLAAVRKSIEYGLSEQKALEALTLSPARIIKADDQVGSLEPGKLANFLLTSGTIFNENTVLFQNWVQGKKYVVKDEGWKDVRGTYTLTVNPGNAEYTLLLKGTAATPALSLVQQDTLAGTLTINGQLVKLAFPLKKGGAQLRLSGVTGAGEWTGTGVDTSGKWVKWSAVFNAAYTKQDSAKTKTAPQIGNIYFPFNGYGWEALPKQQDLLIKNATVWTNEKDGKLENTDVLVRNGKIAQIGKNLPAGNARVIDGTGKHLTPGIIDEHSHIAISRGVNEGTQSVTSEVRIADVVNPDDVNIYRQLSGGVTASHLLHGSANTIGGQSQLIKLRWGADAEALKFEGADQFIKFALGENVKQSNWGDRQRERFPQTRMGVEQVLTDAFTRARDYEKAGPGKRRDLELDALVEILNSKRFITCHSYVQSEINMLMHVADSFHFHVNTFTHILEGYKVADKMKQHGAGAGTFADWWAYKMEVQDAIPYNATIMQRVGVNVAINSDDAEMARRLNQEAAKSIKYGDMTEEEALKLVTLNPAKLLHVDARVGSIKAGKDADLVLWSDNPLSIYAKADKTLVDGVVYFDREKDLELRQRISTERNRLVLKMLGEKKKGTPTQKASTTLEEMYHCEDLQGGHQQRLTDGNNEL
- a CDS encoding FecR family protein; translation: MIQIPEHIAFIIIKHLRAIQTSAEEETLQAWIAGSEEHKKAYQQMVSLWKESGQVLGQPAFDTARAWEKLDSSLHHGTSAKSARIRYMRLALAACVVGVLALAGWMFYQQQDKTVLKIAAAGKGSQRVTLPDGSLVILREGASIRYPKAFDPKERAVTVTGESYFDVQQETGHPFRIQTARATIEVLGTSFTITSNAHQDRLVVVSGKVLFSGKDQHAGQHVVTAQQDAVLNEKGINIVPVRDSNYLSWQTGILQFDNTPFADVVITLADYYNLHIKADSVLTRQPGLSTITARFEHQPLDQVLEEIKLLINVNYRKQNDTIIFYQSQ
- a CDS encoding TonB-dependent receptor; translation: MPISRFILALAGCFILSESAAQGSLLKTKFYCRATSGKTAAILRELSGYCGVAIEFSPSSLDTTKKHNLAAGRTTLGAVLDKILAGQYVTVAERNNKIIIGKSNIPLPDGYLLEKYLLYGYIQQESGLEPLPFASITIMPGNRTIQSNVHGFYSLNLPPGQYILTISFSGTSSKTVAVDLQQNTAMNLVLSPVLLPEVQVDAGNLPRRDAAVKLDRYKGGMYSNMLGETDPVRSMYLLPGNTESQESGGKLLVRGGDPGQSMFLLDGNPVFNPAHLLGEVSILGNTSIKSVLQYKNDFPSRFSGGLSSITAINTKEGNMEHWSGEADLGLSSLAFALEGPLKQQRTAMMVSARQSLGESVYHDIFTYDANFGDVHLKLTHLLNRQNKLMISSYIGNDRLELTQDNSQYLHRWNNTLTTVNWNSIIGKRVFANTAFNYSSYNNYMSIMYTPPFEGGSGGLFERASLNNYSSGKRYEGKTDIEITTNDHLQHFFGGRLEHTSIQHYRTLLDSDLKEDADDFSNSASLPFSDIMLYYESAFRAGNRWLLRAGVHFNEYRQNTFHYHSFQPRIFSSFVIDKRQRINVAYTHIGQLLHMITSPYTGIDRELWLPANERLQPAENRMVNIGYEYKDKQSLNITADVYYKKIRNLAMFAGKSNILYTTDSTEKSIVTGTGWSYGAEAAIEKRFNKWKMLLSYTLSWSWRRSDSLNKGEKLPYRYDRRHNINVLFGYQALKDLEISLLWHFHTGDFITLPALISFKPQESFSGSNMGAVPFRGTVYNRMNLNASYRIPTRGRFKHAVGSGVHAIMQSHEQYMTTVATTSRNYTMPLYQEQLFRFNPYFNYKLSF
- a CDS encoding RNA polymerase sigma-70 factor, translated to MDRQDLYTQFRQLFQEFYDPLCKYAFHLITDRDGSEDIVQEVFTRIWEKHQEVISSPKIRAYLYQAVRNSCFNFLEQKKRSPVSNTDWHNEEDTAISWDTADGATEDNLQAYRELLKNGIDQLPPKCREVFLLSRSGHLSNQEIADNLGISVNTVNNQTWKAMKLLKAFAQKAKIWILPFFSFFLTRQ